Proteins co-encoded in one Streptomyces sp. SLBN-31 genomic window:
- a CDS encoding glutamate-cysteine ligase family protein — MGEKVVAGRFDLSDRQLYRDKLRRCLTGLERLLAEKRFDRPRNLMGLEIELNLAGADGMPKMLNAQVLERIASRDFQTELAMFNLEVNIAPHRLQGRVFDRLGEELRTSLAYADRKAGELDAGIVMIGILPTLDRDDLVSSNLSAVDRYALLNDQIVAARGEDFVLDIDGVERLTCTSKSIAPEAACTSVQLHLQVTPGRFADVWNAAQAVAAVQIAVGANSPFLFGRELWRESRPPLFQQSTDTRPPELQAQGVRPRTWFGERWITSAHDLFDENLRYFPALLPICDEEDPLEVLDAGGIPNLHELVLHNGTIYRWNRPVYGIADGVPHLRVENRVLPAGPSIIDVIANAAFYYGLVRALAEEPRPVWTRLPFEAAAANFDAACKDGIDARLEWPRRGRYGGTAQVDAVSLVRDELLPLAEAGLDAWGIEPADRDLYLGVIDERCRRRVNGASWQAATFHRALETGMSRDEALAATTRRYSELMHMGDPVHTWPVGMPEPVPLG; from the coding sequence ATGGGGGAGAAGGTCGTGGCAGGTCGTTTCGATCTGTCCGATCGGCAGCTCTACCGCGACAAGCTCCGCAGGTGCCTGACGGGGCTGGAGCGGCTCCTGGCCGAGAAGCGGTTCGACCGCCCCAGGAACCTGATGGGGCTGGAGATCGAATTGAATCTCGCCGGTGCCGACGGCATGCCGAAAATGCTCAATGCGCAGGTCCTGGAACGGATCGCGAGCCGAGATTTCCAAACAGAACTCGCCATGTTCAATCTGGAAGTGAACATCGCCCCACACCGCTTGCAGGGGCGGGTATTCGACCGGCTCGGAGAGGAACTCAGGACCTCTCTGGCATATGCCGACCGAAAAGCCGGTGAGCTCGACGCGGGAATCGTGATGATCGGCATTCTGCCGACCCTCGACCGGGACGACCTGGTCTCCTCCAACCTTTCCGCGGTCGACCGTTACGCACTGCTCAACGATCAGATCGTCGCCGCCCGCGGTGAGGACTTCGTCCTCGACATCGACGGCGTGGAACGTCTGACCTGCACCTCGAAGTCCATAGCGCCGGAAGCCGCCTGCACCTCCGTACAGCTGCACCTCCAGGTCACCCCGGGCCGATTCGCCGACGTGTGGAACGCCGCCCAGGCCGTCGCCGCCGTCCAGATAGCCGTGGGCGCCAACTCGCCCTTCCTGTTCGGCCGTGAACTGTGGCGCGAGTCCCGGCCTCCGCTGTTCCAGCAGTCCACCGACACACGGCCGCCCGAACTGCAGGCCCAGGGGGTGCGCCCGCGCACCTGGTTCGGGGAGCGCTGGATCACCTCCGCCCATGACCTCTTCGACGAGAACCTGCGGTACTTCCCGGCGCTGCTGCCCATCTGCGACGAGGAGGACCCCCTGGAGGTCCTCGACGCGGGCGGCATCCCGAACCTGCACGAACTCGTCCTGCACAACGGCACGATCTACCGCTGGAACCGCCCGGTCTACGGCATCGCCGACGGTGTCCCGCACCTGCGCGTCGAGAACCGCGTCCTGCCCGCAGGCCCCAGCATCATCGACGTCATCGCCAACGCGGCCTTCTACTACGGTCTCGTGCGCGCCCTCGCCGAGGAGCCCCGCCCCGTGTGGACCCGGCTGCCCTTCGAGGCCGCCGCCGCCAACTTCGACGCCGCCTGCAAGGACGGCATCGACGCGCGCCTGGAGTGGCCGCGGCGGGGGCGGTACGGCGGCACGGCGCAGGTCGACGCGGTGAGCCTGGTCCGCGACGAGCTGCTGCCGCTCGCCGAGGCCGGCCTGGACGCCTGGGGCATCGAACCCGCCGACCGCGATCTCTACCTCGGCGTCATCGACGAACGCTGCCGGCGCCGGGTCAACGGCGCGTCCTGGCAGGCGGCCACCTTCCACCGGGCCCTGGAGACGGGCATGTCCCGGGACGAGGCACTGGCGGCCACCACCCGGCGCTACAGCGAGCTGATGCACATGGGCGATCCGGTACACACCTGGCCGGTGGGCATGCCGGAGCCGGTGCCGCTGGGGTGA
- a CDS encoding DUF5999 family protein: MCQHQPPCPSADSADRESARLVAHHPEQGWSLLCNGVLLFEDTGELLPDGQVIAPHRQVMTAA, from the coding sequence ATGTGCCAGCATCAGCCGCCGTGCCCTTCAGCAGACTCCGCCGACAGGGAATCCGCCCGACTCGTGGCGCACCACCCGGAGCAGGGGTGGAGCCTGCTGTGCAACGGCGTTCTGCTCTTCGAGGACACCGGTGAGCTGCTGCCGGACGGCCAGGTCATCGCCCCGCACCGCCAGGTGATGACGGCCGCCTGA
- a CDS encoding carbohydrate ABC transporter permease, translating into MTSTFLPDKRTGPDVALPSPTATPGRGRARRRLVNWLTAVGFQVPALVLFIGLVLLPMLFALYAAFFRWGGFGMPSDYIGGDNFTRLFQDDVFLGDLWRCALLVGLSLLLQLPFALGMAVALNQKLRGRAVYRMLFFAPYVLSEAITGVLFSMVFAPDDGLADHVLGAVGLDGVGGEWFADPSYVMATLFLVMTWKYFGFHMMLLLAGLQSIPAELTEAALIDGANPWQRFRNVTLPLLAPTIRISIFLSVIGSIQLFDLVWVITQGGPDHHSETMAVTMFQYGFKRYQVGYASAISVVMFGICLVFALAYQRFVLRRDLEGATTNMRGDGR; encoded by the coding sequence ATGACCTCCACTTTCCTTCCGGACAAGCGGACGGGCCCGGACGTCGCCCTCCCCTCCCCGACGGCGACGCCGGGGCGGGGGCGGGCGCGCCGGCGCCTGGTGAACTGGCTCACCGCGGTCGGCTTCCAGGTGCCCGCGCTGGTGCTCTTCATCGGGCTGGTCCTGCTGCCGATGCTGTTCGCGCTGTACGCCGCGTTCTTCCGCTGGGGCGGCTTCGGCATGCCCTCCGACTACATCGGCGGCGACAACTTCACCCGCCTCTTCCAGGACGACGTCTTCCTCGGCGACCTGTGGCGCTGCGCACTCCTGGTCGGGCTCTCGCTCCTGCTGCAACTGCCGTTCGCGCTGGGCATGGCGGTGGCACTGAACCAGAAGCTGCGCGGCCGGGCCGTCTACCGCATGCTGTTCTTCGCGCCCTACGTCCTGTCCGAGGCCATCACCGGCGTGCTGTTCAGCATGGTCTTCGCACCGGACGACGGGCTCGCCGACCATGTCCTGGGCGCCGTCGGGCTGGACGGCGTCGGCGGTGAGTGGTTCGCCGACCCCTCCTACGTCATGGCGACCCTCTTCCTCGTCATGACCTGGAAGTACTTCGGCTTCCACATGATGCTGCTGCTCGCCGGACTCCAGTCGATCCCGGCCGAGTTGACGGAGGCAGCGCTGATCGACGGCGCCAATCCCTGGCAGCGCTTCCGCAACGTCACCCTGCCGCTGCTCGCGCCCACCATCCGCATCAGCATCTTCCTGTCCGTCATCGGGTCCATCCAGCTCTTCGACCTGGTGTGGGTGATCACCCAGGGCGGTCCCGACCACCACTCCGAGACGATGGCCGTGACCATGTTCCAGTACGGCTTCAAGCGCTACCAGGTCGGCTACGCCAGCGCGATCAGCGTGGTCATGTTCGGCATCTGCCTCGTCTTCGCCCTCGCCTACCAGCGGTTCGTGCTGCGCCGCGACCTCGAGGGCGCCACCACGAACATGAGGGGAGACGGCAGGTGA
- a CDS encoding extracellular solute-binding protein, with amino-acid sequence MGDRALSRRGFLAASAAAGLGMTALSACGGDSDGGSADGKTTIEWWNISTTEPTKTVWAGLAKKFEAQNPKVKVKIVQMENDAYKSKMTALTASGKLPDIFHTWGGGVLQQQVDAGLVEDLTDRTKPWADGMLSVAKQAYILDNKTYGIPFDIGMIGFWYNKALFKQAGITAPPTTWSGFLDAVKKLKAKNITPIALAGKEKWPGMYFWAYLAMRTAGIDALKKANENKDFTAPGLVQAGQHLQDLVKLQPFQKGFLGAAYSTPTGQAATMGNGKAAMELMGQWAPVVEADSGKGLGSNLGFFPFPAVEGGKGAITEVFGGGGGHALRKGAPQAAVDFLKFFASEATDLVLVKKTNTLPVVPGAEKGLSDPNTKAVQAQLKAATGFQLYLDQAYAPAVGQEVNDSVAALISGSKSPEQVTQSISKTAKEEQ; translated from the coding sequence ATGGGCGACCGGGCACTGTCCCGCCGCGGGTTCCTGGCGGCCTCCGCCGCGGCCGGTCTGGGCATGACGGCTCTGAGCGCATGCGGCGGCGACTCGGACGGAGGGTCGGCCGACGGGAAGACCACCATCGAGTGGTGGAACATCTCCACCACCGAACCCACCAAAACCGTCTGGGCGGGTCTGGCCAAGAAGTTCGAGGCGCAGAACCCCAAGGTCAAGGTGAAGATCGTCCAGATGGAGAACGACGCCTACAAGTCGAAGATGACGGCGCTGACCGCCTCCGGGAAGCTCCCGGACATCTTCCACACCTGGGGCGGCGGCGTCCTCCAGCAGCAGGTGGACGCCGGACTCGTCGAGGACCTCACCGACCGGACCAAGCCGTGGGCCGACGGCATGCTGTCCGTCGCGAAACAGGCGTACATCCTGGACAACAAGACGTACGGCATCCCGTTCGACATCGGCATGATCGGCTTCTGGTACAACAAGGCGCTGTTCAAGCAGGCCGGCATCACCGCCCCGCCCACCACCTGGAGCGGCTTCCTCGACGCGGTCAAGAAGCTCAAGGCGAAGAACATCACGCCCATCGCCCTGGCCGGCAAGGAGAAGTGGCCCGGCATGTACTTCTGGGCCTACCTCGCGATGCGCACGGCCGGCATCGACGCGCTGAAGAAGGCCAACGAGAACAAGGACTTCACCGCCCCCGGGCTCGTCCAGGCCGGACAGCACCTCCAGGACCTGGTCAAACTCCAGCCGTTCCAGAAGGGCTTCCTCGGCGCCGCGTACTCCACGCCCACCGGCCAGGCGGCCACCATGGGCAACGGCAAGGCCGCCATGGAACTCATGGGCCAGTGGGCCCCGGTCGTCGAGGCCGACTCCGGCAAGGGCCTCGGCTCGAACCTCGGCTTCTTCCCCTTCCCGGCGGTCGAGGGCGGAAAGGGCGCCATCACCGAGGTCTTCGGCGGCGGCGGCGGACACGCCCTGCGCAAGGGCGCCCCGCAGGCGGCCGTCGACTTCCTGAAGTTCTTCGCCTCCGAGGCCACCGACCTGGTGCTGGTGAAGAAGACCAACACCCTCCCGGTGGTCCCCGGCGCCGAGAAGGGGCTCTCCGACCCCAATACCAAGGCCGTGCAAGCCCAGTTGAAGGCGGCCACCGGCTTCCAGCTCTACCTCGACCAGGCCTACGCGCCCGCCGTCGGCCAGGAGGTCAACGACAGCGTCGCCGCGCTGATATCCGGCTCCAAGTCGCCCGAGCAGGTCACGCAGTCGATCTCCAAGACCGCGAAGGAAGAGCAGTAA
- a CDS encoding DUF475 domain-containing protein, with protein MMLKTFRWAFAATALGLAAGVLYGGWTAFGIVAILAVLEISLSFDNAVVNAGILKKMSAFWQTIFLTIGVLIAVFGMRLLFPVVIVAVTAKLNPYDAVHLALTEKSRYEQLVTDAHPAIAAFGGMFLLMIFLDFIFEDRDIQWLGWIERPLARLGKVDMLSVCIALIVLLITSFTFATHAHQHGGAHADKAQTVLVSGIAGLVTYLVVGGLSGYFENRLEDEEEREQSKPSAGTLVGRAAFFMFLYLEVLDASFSFDGVIGAFAITNDIVLMALGLGIGAMYVRSLTVYLVRQGTLDDYVYLEHGAHYAIGALAVILMVTIQYQINEVVTGLIGVVLIAWSFWSSVRRNKALAAAEGETERADSVSVR; from the coding sequence GTGATGCTGAAGACCTTCCGTTGGGCGTTCGCGGCCACCGCGCTCGGTCTGGCCGCAGGGGTGCTCTACGGAGGCTGGACCGCGTTCGGCATCGTGGCGATCCTGGCCGTGCTGGAGATCTCCCTGTCGTTCGACAACGCCGTGGTCAACGCCGGGATCCTGAAGAAGATGAGCGCCTTCTGGCAGACGATCTTCCTCACGATCGGCGTGCTCATCGCGGTGTTCGGCATGCGGCTGCTCTTCCCGGTCGTCATCGTCGCCGTCACCGCGAAACTGAACCCATACGACGCCGTCCACCTGGCGCTGACGGAGAAGAGCCGTTACGAGCAGCTGGTGACCGACGCGCACCCGGCGATCGCCGCGTTCGGTGGCATGTTCCTGCTGATGATCTTCCTGGACTTCATCTTCGAGGACCGCGACATCCAGTGGCTGGGCTGGATCGAGCGCCCTTTGGCCAGGCTCGGCAAGGTCGACATGCTGTCGGTCTGCATCGCCCTGATCGTCCTGCTGATCACCTCCTTCACCTTCGCCACCCACGCCCACCAGCACGGCGGCGCGCACGCCGACAAGGCACAGACCGTGCTCGTCTCCGGCATCGCGGGTCTGGTCACCTACCTGGTCGTCGGCGGCCTGTCCGGCTACTTCGAGAACAGGCTGGAGGACGAGGAGGAGCGGGAGCAGAGCAAGCCCTCGGCGGGCACCCTCGTGGGCCGGGCCGCGTTCTTCATGTTCCTCTACCTGGAGGTCCTGGACGCCTCCTTCTCCTTCGACGGCGTGATCGGCGCGTTCGCCATCACCAACGACATTGTGCTGATGGCCCTGGGTCTGGGCATCGGCGCCATGTACGTCCGGTCGCTGACCGTGTACCTCGTCCGCCAGGGCACCCTCGACGACTACGTCTACCTGGAGCACGGCGCCCACTACGCGATCGGCGCCCTGGCCGTGATCCTCATGGTCACCATTCAGTACCAGATCAACGAGGTCGTCACCGGTCTCATCGGCGTCGTCCTGATCGCCTGGTCCTTCTGGTCCTCCGTCCGCCGCAACAAAGCACTCGCGGCCGCCGAAGGCGAGACGGAGCGGGCCGACTCGGTGTCGGTGCGGTAG
- a CDS encoding LacI family DNA-binding transcriptional regulator, translating to MAADGAGAEGVAESRGKVTITEIARQAGVSVPTVSRVVNGRSDVSPRTRARVEDLLLRHGYRKRAGASGSGAALLDLVFNDLDSPWAVEILRGVEEVAHAAGVGTVVSAIHGRSGDAREWMRNLRARASDGVVLVTSALEPVLHEELRALGVPLVVVDPAGSPALDVPTIGAANWSGGMAATEHLLSLGHRRIALIAGPPRLLCSRARLDGYRAALEGAAIPPDGSLVVPGDFHPESGFTGCNALLALPEPPTAIFAASDQMALGAIEALRRRGLRVPEDMSVVGFDDLPEVRWSAPPLTTVRQPLADMGKLAVRTVLRLARDEQPDSPRVELGTELVVRASTAPPAP from the coding sequence TTGGCAGCAGACGGGGCCGGTGCCGAGGGCGTGGCGGAGAGCCGGGGGAAGGTCACGATCACGGAGATCGCCCGGCAGGCGGGGGTGTCGGTGCCGACCGTCTCCCGAGTCGTCAACGGCCGCTCCGACGTCTCGCCGCGGACCAGGGCACGGGTGGAGGATCTGCTGCTGCGGCACGGTTACCGCAAGCGCGCCGGCGCCTCCGGTTCCGGCGCCGCGCTGCTCGACCTGGTCTTCAACGACCTCGACAGTCCCTGGGCGGTGGAGATCCTGCGCGGTGTGGAGGAGGTCGCCCACGCCGCCGGGGTCGGCACGGTGGTGTCGGCGATCCACGGGCGCTCCGGCGACGCCCGTGAGTGGATGCGCAACCTGCGGGCCCGCGCCTCCGACGGCGTCGTCCTGGTCACCTCGGCGCTGGAGCCGGTACTGCACGAGGAGTTGCGCGCCCTGGGTGTCCCGCTGGTGGTCGTCGACCCGGCGGGCTCCCCCGCCCTGGACGTCCCGACGATCGGCGCCGCCAACTGGTCGGGCGGCATGGCGGCCACCGAGCACCTGCTCTCCCTCGGGCACCGCAGGATCGCTCTGATCGCCGGCCCGCCACGGCTGCTGTGCTCCCGCGCACGCCTCGACGGCTATCGCGCCGCCCTGGAGGGCGCAGCCATCCCACCCGACGGCTCCCTCGTCGTCCCCGGGGACTTCCACCCCGAGTCCGGGTTCACCGGCTGCAACGCCCTGCTCGCCCTCCCCGAACCGCCGACCGCGATCTTCGCGGCCAGCGACCAGATGGCGCTCGGCGCGATCGAGGCACTGCGCCGGCGGGGTCTGAGGGTGCCGGAGGACATGAGCGTGGTCGGCTTCGACGACCTTCCGGAGGTCCGCTGGTCGGCGCCGCCGCTCACCACGGTTCGTCAACCGCTGGCCGACATGGGCAAGTTGGCCGTCCGTACGGTCCTGCGGCTGGCCCGCGACGAACAGCCGGACTCCCCGCGCGTGGAACTCGGCACCGAGCTGGTGGTGAGAGCCAGCACGGCACCCCCGGCACCCTGA
- a CDS encoding NAD-binding protein — MVICGDDGLAHRLAVELDAVCGEIVTVVLPSASDQHGAQVAELHHDPRSPVELHVSVRPDERTLRAAGVERAVALALTYRDDQVNMTAALLARTVNPSVRLVVRMFDRERGRHLERLLDRAAGLSEDLARDTSTTVLSDADTAVPELVAAAALGRGHTLQVESRVFRGVVRPAGTPSHTTDLTTLAVLSGAHQDDPASQDSAETPGEEGTQLLPDTGTARHRQGTHGRLMLEEVGRHPAEPAVRARRFRPRKWLRARVARLPLKVFLSHQLAAVYGALAAVVVALSTATALFTDEHPWWKNFYLPLLDIFTMGDPATDESPARRVLQLLAGFVGLAVLPLVVAATMNATEAFRTASASHPPDEDVNGHIVLVGLGMVGTRVLARLHGTGHQVVAIECDPQARGIALARELGIPLVLDDATIPGVLERARVRQSRSLLVLTRDDGRNLDIVMAVRETDPEVRVVTRLYDDGFAATVQRTLRASYPDALTRSRSVSALAAPSFAAAMMGRHVLGVMPVERGSLLFTCVDVAGHPELEGRSVHEAFRANEWRVLAVGAAAGPLPQPAAADAPDGTRPGRTGFDWRPEQGRLLRAGDRVVLATTRRGLDILLADVHP; from the coding sequence ATGGTGATCTGCGGCGACGACGGACTCGCGCACCGGCTCGCCGTCGAGCTGGACGCCGTGTGCGGTGAGATCGTCACCGTCGTGCTGCCGTCGGCGAGTGACCAGCACGGCGCCCAGGTCGCCGAACTGCACCACGACCCGCGGTCGCCGGTCGAACTGCACGTCTCCGTCCGCCCGGACGAACGCACCCTGCGCGCGGCGGGCGTGGAGCGGGCGGTGGCACTCGCCCTCACCTACCGCGACGACCAGGTCAACATGACCGCCGCTCTGCTGGCCCGCACCGTCAACCCCTCCGTCCGGCTGGTCGTCCGGATGTTCGACCGGGAGCGTGGCCGTCATCTGGAGCGGCTGCTGGACCGGGCGGCCGGGCTGAGCGAGGACCTCGCGCGGGACACCTCCACGACGGTGCTCTCCGACGCCGACACCGCCGTACCGGAGCTCGTGGCGGCCGCGGCTCTCGGCCGCGGACATACCCTCCAGGTCGAGAGCAGGGTCTTCCGCGGTGTCGTACGCCCCGCCGGCACCCCTTCGCACACCACCGACCTGACCACCCTGGCCGTCCTGTCCGGCGCCCACCAGGACGACCCGGCCAGCCAGGACAGCGCGGAGACGCCCGGTGAGGAGGGCACCCAACTGCTGCCCGACACCGGTACCGCGCGGCATCGGCAGGGCACGCACGGTCGGCTGATGCTGGAGGAGGTCGGCAGGCATCCGGCCGAACCGGCCGTCCGTGCCCGGCGTTTCCGCCCCCGCAAATGGCTGCGGGCACGCGTGGCGCGCCTGCCCTTGAAGGTCTTCCTGTCACACCAACTCGCGGCCGTGTACGGGGCGTTGGCCGCTGTCGTGGTGGCCCTGTCGACCGCCACCGCGCTGTTCACCGACGAACATCCCTGGTGGAAGAACTTCTACCTGCCGCTGCTGGACATCTTCACCATGGGTGACCCGGCCACCGACGAGTCCCCCGCCCGGCGTGTGCTCCAACTGCTGGCCGGCTTCGTGGGGTTGGCGGTACTTCCACTCGTTGTCGCCGCGACCATGAACGCCACCGAGGCCTTCCGCACCGCCTCGGCGAGTCATCCCCCCGACGAGGACGTCAACGGTCATATCGTGCTGGTCGGCCTCGGCATGGTCGGCACCCGGGTGCTGGCCCGGCTGCACGGCACCGGTCACCAGGTCGTGGCCATCGAGTGCGACCCGCAGGCCCGCGGTATCGCCCTCGCGCGCGAACTCGGCATCCCGCTGGTCCTGGACGACGCCACGATCCCCGGGGTGCTCGAACGGGCCCGGGTCCGGCAAAGCCGCTCGCTGCTCGTCCTCACCCGCGACGACGGCCGCAACCTCGACATCGTCATGGCGGTGCGGGAGACCGACCCCGAGGTGCGCGTGGTGACACGGTTGTACGACGACGGGTTCGCGGCCACCGTCCAGCGCACCCTGCGCGCCTCCTACCCGGATGCCCTGACGCGGAGCAGGAGCGTCTCCGCGCTGGCCGCGCCCTCGTTCGCCGCCGCGATGATGGGCCGGCATGTGCTGGGCGTGATGCCGGTGGAACGCGGGTCGCTGCTGTTCACCTGCGTCGACGTGGCGGGGCACCCGGAGCTGGAGGGGCGCTCGGTGCACGAGGCGTTCCGGGCGAACGAGTGGCGCGTGCTGGCCGTGGGCGCCGCCGCCGGGCCGCTTCCGCAACCCGCTGCCGCGGATGCCCCGGACGGGACACGTCCTGGCCGGACTGGTTTCGACTGGCGTCCTGAGCAGGGCCGCCTTCTGCGGGCGGGGGACCGGGTGGTCCTCGCGACGACGCGGCGCGGTCTGGACATCCTCCTGGCGGACGTTCACCCGTGA
- a CDS encoding endo-1,4-beta-xylanase, whose translation MPKTRLRLVGALAAVLVAAGVTTGTPAQAHPRPTTLAELAHRHGRYFGSATDNPELTDTAYTSVLGSEFDMITPGNGMKWYATEPQQGVFDWTDGDQIVDLARGNHQRVRAHTLVWHSQLPDWLTGRAWTADELRAVLKKHIQTEVRHYRGKVYSWDVVNEAFNEDGTYRDTIWYRTLGPGYIADALHWAHQADPHAKLYLNDYNIEAVGPKSDAYYRLAQELKAQHVPLDGIGLQAHLALQYGYPTTLEDNLRRFSRLGLDTALTEVDVRMILPATEEKLAQQADWYRDMTSACLAVRRCVGITVWDYTDKYSWIPAFFPGEGAALPYDDQLRPKPAYFAIREALGGK comes from the coding sequence ATGCCCAAGACCCGTCTCAGACTCGTCGGAGCCCTCGCCGCCGTCCTGGTCGCCGCCGGCGTCACCACCGGCACCCCCGCCCAGGCGCACCCACGGCCCACCACCCTGGCCGAACTCGCCCACCGCCACGGCCGCTACTTCGGCAGCGCCACCGACAACCCCGAACTCACCGACACCGCCTACACCTCCGTACTGGGCAGCGAGTTCGACATGATCACGCCCGGCAACGGCATGAAGTGGTACGCCACCGAGCCCCAGCAGGGCGTCTTCGACTGGACCGACGGCGACCAGATCGTCGACCTCGCGCGCGGCAACCACCAGCGGGTGCGCGCCCACACGCTTGTCTGGCACAGCCAGCTGCCGGACTGGCTCACCGGCCGCGCATGGACGGCGGACGAGCTCAGGGCCGTACTGAAGAAGCACATCCAGACCGAGGTGCGGCACTACCGCGGCAAGGTCTACTCCTGGGACGTGGTCAACGAGGCGTTCAATGAGGACGGCACCTACCGCGACACCATCTGGTACCGCACGCTGGGCCCCGGCTACATCGCCGACGCCCTGCACTGGGCCCACCAGGCCGACCCGCACGCGAAGTTGTACCTCAACGACTACAACATCGAGGCCGTCGGACCGAAGAGCGACGCCTACTACCGGCTCGCACAGGAGCTGAAGGCACAGCACGTCCCGCTCGACGGCATCGGCCTGCAGGCCCATCTGGCGCTGCAGTACGGCTATCCGACCACCCTGGAGGACAACCTCCGCCGCTTCTCCCGACTCGGGCTCGACACCGCTCTCACCGAGGTCGACGTCCGCATGATCCTGCCGGCGACCGAGGAGAAGCTGGCCCAGCAGGCCGACTGGTACCGCGACATGACGTCCGCCTGTCTGGCGGTGCGGCGGTGCGTGGGGATCACGGTGTGGGACTACACCGACAAGTACTCCTGGATCCCGGCGTTCTTCCCCGGGGAGGGCGCCGCGCTGCCGTACGACGACCAACTGCGGCCCAAGCCCGCGTACTTCGCGATCCGAGAGGCGCTGGGCGGCAAGTAG
- a CDS encoding carbohydrate ABC transporter permease: MPLHVVLVVVGSVIVVPLLYAALSGFKSTDELSRNPFGLPEHWLTGNYTDILGSGDFWRLLGNSTLVAVATCVLVVAVSALAAFSFARFAFRGRELMFTFFTMGLMFPPAVAALPLFLLLRSLGLLDNPLGVILPQAAFGLPMTIIILRGFFRQIPGELEEAATLDGCSAFGFFWRVLLPMARPALGTVSVLAVVTSWNNYMLPLLVFTDSKWWTLPLGVAQFQGQYSAEYARVFAYLVLAMVPALALYSVAERQLVGGLTAGATKG; the protein is encoded by the coding sequence ATGCCGCTGCACGTGGTCCTCGTCGTCGTCGGCTCGGTGATCGTCGTACCGCTGCTGTACGCCGCGCTGTCCGGCTTCAAGTCCACCGACGAGCTCTCCCGCAACCCCTTCGGGCTGCCCGAGCACTGGCTGACCGGCAACTACACCGACATCCTCGGGTCCGGTGACTTCTGGCGGCTGCTGGGCAACAGCACGCTGGTGGCGGTGGCGACGTGCGTGCTCGTGGTCGCCGTGTCCGCCCTCGCGGCCTTCTCCTTCGCACGGTTCGCCTTCCGCGGCCGGGAGCTGATGTTCACCTTCTTCACGATGGGGCTGATGTTCCCGCCCGCGGTCGCCGCCCTGCCCCTGTTCCTCCTGCTGCGCTCCCTCGGCCTGCTGGACAACCCCCTCGGCGTGATCCTGCCGCAGGCCGCCTTCGGCCTGCCGATGACGATCATCATCCTGCGCGGCTTCTTCCGGCAGATCCCCGGCGAACTGGAGGAGGCGGCCACCCTCGACGGCTGCAGCGCCTTCGGCTTCTTCTGGCGGGTGCTGCTGCCGATGGCCCGGCCCGCGCTCGGCACGGTCTCCGTACTCGCCGTCGTCACCAGCTGGAACAACTACATGCTGCCGCTGCTGGTCTTCACCGACTCCAAGTGGTGGACGCTGCCGCTCGGCGTCGCGCAGTTCCAGGGCCAGTACTCGGCCGAGTACGCCCGTGTCTTCGCCTACCTCGTCCTGGCGATGGTCCCCGCCCTCGCCCTCTACTCGGTCGCCGAGCGTCAGCTCGTCGGCGGCCTCACCGCCGGCGCCACCAAGGGATGA